One region of Lampris incognitus isolate fLamInc1 chromosome 12, fLamInc1.hap2, whole genome shotgun sequence genomic DNA includes:
- the znf532 gene encoding zinc finger protein 532 isoform X1 yields the protein MGDMKTPDFDDLLAAFDIPDMVDPKAAIESGHHDDHDNQLKQASGGVSANDDEAQNPSAGHDVGVSVIVKNIRNMDTGEHGGNLSEKEGHLQPQPHAVTIGNGLHNGFLPATSPSKHYTKNGWKAPREEGHPVNNPTSTFNQFSPISSAEEFDDDDKIEVDDPLDKQSNQSFFRPTPNSMIGHPSCPRREDQNPNPPKSLESVSEPRVIGDSGRPKPDQNNNNGTFSCAKVNDTAKSRKPDEQAKESVTRVQGQVGKESGELSALGSVAVSGSTQTKTKSSAKLSSCIAAIAALSARKASTEDSEALDSPTSQKEPIPVSPLREFPQEVKENPRTSEQPHEQESALEVAKRLLLREPDSPSSVISEGSSKGSPASPTGTTPVIPKVRIKTIKTSSGQIKRTVTRVLPEFDHESLKKGENSNIPSVMVSSMLSSPTSAANFSSPTRHSIPTTVVATSGGPSMEITKQMTIKPVATAFLPVSAVKTAGSQVINLKLANNTTVKATVIPAASVQSASSAILKAANTIQQQTVMVPASSLANAKLVPKTVHLTNLNLLPQTVSTVACELHQALSTSKQPHQQVKQQSILASQASKKVSRVQVFASSQSSVVDAFNKVLSSINPVPIYVPNLSPPTSACITLPSRGFKCLECGDSFALEKSLTQHYERRSVRIEVTCNHCAKNLVFYNKCSLLSHARGHKDKGVVMQCSHLILKPIPTDQMITTSASTGPSNFTPSNPITQAQGSAGQIQGKVAGGGNQNAVISAPCSAPLVAAMPIEDDASKLCRHSLKCLECNEMLQDESSLAMHYQQSLESSGQKTCTICQMLLPNQCSFASHQRIHQHKSPYICPECGASCRSVHFQSHVTRNCLHYTRRVGYRCLHCSVIFADVASLKSHIQSSHCEIFYKCPVCPMAFKSAPGTHSHASTQHPGVKIGEPKLIYKCSMCDTVFTLQSLLYTHFDQHVVNYKVSVFKCPDCSMHYAQKQLMLDHIKAIHGTLKTVEGPPNLGINLPLSTKPTNSNSNNSNSPSSNNNNRDGGNVNGQDLGDKKPLPMPIKKTNSSADSKAPPGPGYTCWECDSIHTSREVFVAHMRREHGKILKKHPCRQCDKSFSSSHSLCRHNRLKHKGLRKLYTCPHCPSLSQPFTKRVLLDQHIQLMHGVKDLEGKTISPDNMDAIPDNERSKTLSPKRKQEEDEGSPGLHSRSSDSQLLKKLKVNIVKVHKCAVCGFTTEDISSFHGHIPQHKSDGSSFQCQECGLCYTSHHSLARHLFIVHRLKEPQGLAQRNAQGADDESQRENQLGVTDENDDGTPNTKCKVCGKMFETEGNLNTHMRTHGMAFIKSKRLSTAEK from the exons ATGGGCGATATGAAGACGCCAGACTTTGATGACCTGCTGGCAGCTTTCGATATTCCTGACATGGTGGATCCTAAGGCCGCTATTGAGTCTGGCCACCATGATGACCATGACAACCAGCTTAAACAAGCCAGTGGTGGGGTGTCTGCCAATGATGATGAGGCCCAAAACCCTTCGGCAGGACATGATGTTGGTGTTAGTGTAATTGTCAAGAACATCCGAAACATGGACACTGGTGAGCATGGTGGAAACCTATCAGAAAAAGAGGGCCATCTACAACCACAACCTCATGCTGTTACCATAGGAAATGGACTTCATAATGGCTTCTTACCAGCAACATCACCAAGCAAACATTACACAAAGAATGGATGGAAAGCTCCCAGGGAAGAAGGTCATCCAGTTAATAACCCAACATCTACCTTTAATCAGTTCAGTCCTATCTCCAGTGCTGAAGAGTTTGATGATGATGACAAGATTGAAGTCGATGACCCTCTGGACAAGCAGAGCAATCAATCATTTTTTAGACCCACTCCAAACTCCATGATTGGACATCCTTCCTGTCCCAGGAGAGAGGACCAAAATCCAAACCCACCTAAATCACTGGAAAGTGTTTCTGAGCCTAGAGTCATTGGAGATTCAGGTCGACCAAAACCtgatcaaaacaacaacaatggtacTTTCAGTTGTGCCAAAGTTAATGACACTGCTAAATCTAGGAAACCTGATGAGCAAGCCAAAGAAAGTGTCACCAGGGTTCAAGGACAAGTGGGAAAAGAGTCTGGAGAGCTCTCAGCACTTGGCTCTGTCGCTGTGTCTGGTAGCACTCAAACCAAAACCAAGTCCTCAGCCAAGCTCTCCTCCTGTATAGCAGCCATAGCAGCCCTCAGTGCCAGGAAGGCCAGCACTGAAGACTCAGAGGCCCTGGATTCTCCTACCTCCCAGAAAGAGCCTATCCCTGTTAGCCCACTGAGAGAATTCCCCCAGGAGGTCAAGGAAAATCCAAGGACTTCAGAGCAACCACACGAACAAGAATCTGCCCTGGAAGTTGCTAAAAGGCTGCTATTAAGGGAGCCAGACAGCCCTTCTAGTGTCATCAGTGAGGGTAGCAGTAAAGGGTCCCCTGCCTCACCCACAGGTACCACCCCTGTCATCCCTAAAGTCAGAATCAAAACAATCAAGACTTCATCAGGTCAGATCAAACGTACTGTCACCCGAGTCCTTCCAGAATTTGACCATGAGAGCcttaaaaagggagaaaattcaAATATTCCTTCAGTCATGGTTTCATCTATGCTCTCCTCCCCCACCTCTGCTGCAAATTTCTCCTCGCCAACACGACACTCTATCCCCACCACAGTAGTAGCCACCTCAGGAGGCCCTTCCATGGAAATAACCAAGCAGATGACCATCAAACCTGTAGCAACAGCCTTTCTGCCAGTTTCAGCTGTCAAGACAGCAGGTTCACAAGTTATAAACCTTAAATTggccaacaacaccacagtcaaaGCAACGGTCATCCCTGCTGCCTCAGTTCAGAGTGCTAGCAGTGCCATCCTCAAAGCTGCTAATACCATCCAGCAACAGACTGTCATGGTGCCCGCTTCTAGTTTGGCTAATGCCAAACTTGTGCCAAAGACTGTCCATCTTACCAACCTTAACCTTTTGCCTCAGACTGTGTCCACTGTTGCCTGTGAGCTCCACCAGGCCCTGTCCACCTCAAAGCAACCACATCAGCAAGTCAAGCAGCAGTCTATACTGGCTAGCCAAGCCTCAAAGAAAGTCTCTAGGGTGCAAGTGTTTGCCAGCTCCCAAAGTTCTGTGGTGGACGCCTTCAATAAAGTCCTGAGTAGCATCAACCCTGTCCCTATATATGTGCCGAACCTTTCTCCCCCAACCTCTGCCTGTATCACGCTACCTTCACGTGGTTTCAAGTGTCTGGAGTGTGGAGACTCCTTTGCTCTTGAGAAGAGCTTGACCCAGCACTATGAACGCCGCAGTGTACGGATCGAGGTCACCTGCAACCACTGTGCCAAAAACTTGGTTTTCTACAATAAGTGCAGCCTCTTGTCACATGCCAGGGGCCACAAGGATAAAGGAGTGGTCATGCAGTGTTCACACCTCATCCTGAAACCCATTCCCACAGATCAAATGATTACAACATCAGCTTCAACAGGCCCCTCCAACTTCACTCCTAGCAACCCTATCACCCAAGCCCAGGGTTCTGCTGGTCAGATCCAAGGGAAGGTTGCTGGTGGTGGTAACCAAAATGCTGTGATCTCCGCCCCATGCAGTGCTCCTTTAGTGGCAGCCATGCCCATAGAGGATGATGCATCAAAATTATGCAGGCACAGTCTCAAGTGTTTGGAGTGCAATGAAATGTTGCAGGACGAAAGCTCCCTAGCCATGCATTATCAGCAGTCACTGGAGTCCAgtgggcag AAAACATGCACCATCTGCCAAATGCTCCTTCCCAATCAGTGCAGTTTTGCGTCACACCAGCGGATCCACCAGCACAAATCTCCTTACATCTGCCCTGAGTGTGGTGCCAGCTGTCGCTCTGTCCACTTCCAGTCTCACGTCACCAGAAACTGTCTTCATTACACACGCCGAGTCGGCTACCG TTGTCTCCACTGCAGTGtgatctttgctgatgttgctagTCTTAAATCCCACATCCAGAGTAGCCACTGTGAGATCTTCTATAAATGCCCTGTCTGCCCCATGGCCTTCAAATCTGCACCAGGAACACACTCCCATGCGTCCACACAACACCCCGGAGTAAAGATAGGGGAGCCCAA GTTGATCTATAAGTGCTCCATGTGCGACACCGTGTTCACTCTCCAGTCCTTACTCTATACACACTTTGACCAGCACGTGGTCAATTATAAAGTGTCAGTGTTCAAATGCCCCGACTGCTCTATGCACTACGCCCAGAAACAGCTCATGCTGGACCACATCAAG GCCATACACGGGACGCTGAAGACCGTAGAAGGTCCTCCCAACCTTGGAATCAACTTGCCGCTGAGCACCAAGCCCACCAATTCCAACAGTAATAACAGCAACAGCCCAAgcagtaataataacaacagggATGGGGGGAATGTCAATGGTCAAGACTTGGGGGACAAGAAGCCCCTTCCAATGCCCATCAAGAAAACCAACAGCTCAGCAGATAGCAAAGCTCCCCCTGGTCCAGGCTATACATGTTGGGAATGTGATTCTATCCACACTTCCAGGGAGGTCTTTGTGGCCCACATGAGACGTGAACATGGAAAG ATTTTAAAGAAGCATCCATGTCGGCAATGTGACAAATCCTTCAGCTCGTCCCATAGTCTTTGCCGACACAACCGACTCAAACACAAAGGGCTGCGTAAACTCTATACCTGCCC ACACTGTCCAAGCCTCAGTCAGCCCTTCACTAAAAGAGTGCTGTTGGACCAACACATTCAGCTGATGCATGGAGTCAAAGACCTAGAGGGGAAGACTATTAGCCCGGATAACATGGACGCTATACCTGACAATGAGCGCTCAAAG ACCCTCAGCCCCAAGAGGAAGCAAGAAGAAGATGAGGGATCTCCAGGATTGCACTCCAGGAGCTCGGACTCACAGCTGTTGAAGAAGCTCAAGGTGAACATCGTCAAAGTTCACAAGTGTGCTGTCTGCGGCTTCACCACCGAGGACATCAGCAGCTTCCACGGGCACATCCCCCAGCACAAGTCGGACGGGTCATCTTTTCAGTGTCAGGAGTGTGGCCTTTGCTACACCTCCCACCATTCTCTGGCCCGACACCTGTTCATCGTGCACCGTTTGAAGGAGCCGCAGGGCTTGGCGCAGCGCAACGCACAAGGTGCAGACGACGAGAGTCAAAGAGAGAACCAGCTGGGTGTCACGGATGAAAACGACGATGGTACACCCAACACCAAATGCAAGGTGTGCGGGAAGATGTTTGAAACAGAGGGAAATCTGAACACACACATGAGGACACATGGAATGGCCTTTATAAAGTCCAAGAGGCTGAGCACTGCTGAGAAGTGA
- the znf532 gene encoding zinc finger protein 532 isoform X2, which produces MGDMKTPDFDDLLAAFDIPDMVDPKAAIESGHHDDHDNQLKQASGGVSANDDEAQNPSAGHDVGVSVIVKNIRNMDTGEHGGNLSEKEGHLQPQPHAVTIGNGLHNGFLPATSPSKHYTKNGWKAPREEGHPVNNPTSTFNQFSPISSAEEFDDDDKIEVDDPLDKQSNQSFFRPTPNSMIGHPSCPRREDQNPNPPKSLESVSEPRVIGDSGRPKPDQNNNNGTFSCAKVNDTAKSRKPDEQAKESVTRVQGQVGKESGELSALGSVAVSGSTQTKTKSSAKLSSCIAAIAALSARKASTEDSEALDSPTSQKEPIPVSPLREFPQEVKENPRTSEQPHEQESALEVAKRLLLREPDSPSSVISEGSSKGSPASPTGTTPVIPKVRIKTIKTSSGQIKRTVTRVLPEFDHESLKKGENSNIPSVMVSSMLSSPTSAANFSSPTRHSIPTTVVATSGGPSMEITKQMTIKPVATAFLPVSAVKTAGSQVINLKLANNTTVKATVIPAASVQSASSAILKAANTIQQQTVMVPASSLANAKLVPKTVHLTNLNLLPQTVSTVACELHQALSTSKQPHQQVKQQSILASQASKKVSRVQVFASSQSSVVDAFNKVLSSINPVPIYVPNLSPPTSACITLPSRGFKCLECGDSFALEKSLTQHYERRSVRIEVTCNHCAKNLVFYNKCSLLSHARGHKDKGVVMQCSHLILKPIPTDQMITTSASTGPSNFTPSNPITQAQGSAGQIQGKVAGGGNQNAVISAPCSAPLVAAMPIEDDASKLCRHSLKCLECNEMLQDESSLAMHYQQSLESSGQKTCTICQMLLPNQCSFASHQRIHQHKSPYICPECGASCRSVHFQSHVTRNCLHYTRRVGYRLIYKCSMCDTVFTLQSLLYTHFDQHVVNYKVSVFKCPDCSMHYAQKQLMLDHIKAIHGTLKTVEGPPNLGINLPLSTKPTNSNSNNSNSPSSNNNNRDGGNVNGQDLGDKKPLPMPIKKTNSSADSKAPPGPGYTCWECDSIHTSREVFVAHMRREHGKILKKHPCRQCDKSFSSSHSLCRHNRLKHKGLRKLYTCPHCPSLSQPFTKRVLLDQHIQLMHGVKDLEGKTISPDNMDAIPDNERSKTLSPKRKQEEDEGSPGLHSRSSDSQLLKKLKVNIVKVHKCAVCGFTTEDISSFHGHIPQHKSDGSSFQCQECGLCYTSHHSLARHLFIVHRLKEPQGLAQRNAQGADDESQRENQLGVTDENDDGTPNTKCKVCGKMFETEGNLNTHMRTHGMAFIKSKRLSTAEK; this is translated from the exons ATGGGCGATATGAAGACGCCAGACTTTGATGACCTGCTGGCAGCTTTCGATATTCCTGACATGGTGGATCCTAAGGCCGCTATTGAGTCTGGCCACCATGATGACCATGACAACCAGCTTAAACAAGCCAGTGGTGGGGTGTCTGCCAATGATGATGAGGCCCAAAACCCTTCGGCAGGACATGATGTTGGTGTTAGTGTAATTGTCAAGAACATCCGAAACATGGACACTGGTGAGCATGGTGGAAACCTATCAGAAAAAGAGGGCCATCTACAACCACAACCTCATGCTGTTACCATAGGAAATGGACTTCATAATGGCTTCTTACCAGCAACATCACCAAGCAAACATTACACAAAGAATGGATGGAAAGCTCCCAGGGAAGAAGGTCATCCAGTTAATAACCCAACATCTACCTTTAATCAGTTCAGTCCTATCTCCAGTGCTGAAGAGTTTGATGATGATGACAAGATTGAAGTCGATGACCCTCTGGACAAGCAGAGCAATCAATCATTTTTTAGACCCACTCCAAACTCCATGATTGGACATCCTTCCTGTCCCAGGAGAGAGGACCAAAATCCAAACCCACCTAAATCACTGGAAAGTGTTTCTGAGCCTAGAGTCATTGGAGATTCAGGTCGACCAAAACCtgatcaaaacaacaacaatggtacTTTCAGTTGTGCCAAAGTTAATGACACTGCTAAATCTAGGAAACCTGATGAGCAAGCCAAAGAAAGTGTCACCAGGGTTCAAGGACAAGTGGGAAAAGAGTCTGGAGAGCTCTCAGCACTTGGCTCTGTCGCTGTGTCTGGTAGCACTCAAACCAAAACCAAGTCCTCAGCCAAGCTCTCCTCCTGTATAGCAGCCATAGCAGCCCTCAGTGCCAGGAAGGCCAGCACTGAAGACTCAGAGGCCCTGGATTCTCCTACCTCCCAGAAAGAGCCTATCCCTGTTAGCCCACTGAGAGAATTCCCCCAGGAGGTCAAGGAAAATCCAAGGACTTCAGAGCAACCACACGAACAAGAATCTGCCCTGGAAGTTGCTAAAAGGCTGCTATTAAGGGAGCCAGACAGCCCTTCTAGTGTCATCAGTGAGGGTAGCAGTAAAGGGTCCCCTGCCTCACCCACAGGTACCACCCCTGTCATCCCTAAAGTCAGAATCAAAACAATCAAGACTTCATCAGGTCAGATCAAACGTACTGTCACCCGAGTCCTTCCAGAATTTGACCATGAGAGCcttaaaaagggagaaaattcaAATATTCCTTCAGTCATGGTTTCATCTATGCTCTCCTCCCCCACCTCTGCTGCAAATTTCTCCTCGCCAACACGACACTCTATCCCCACCACAGTAGTAGCCACCTCAGGAGGCCCTTCCATGGAAATAACCAAGCAGATGACCATCAAACCTGTAGCAACAGCCTTTCTGCCAGTTTCAGCTGTCAAGACAGCAGGTTCACAAGTTATAAACCTTAAATTggccaacaacaccacagtcaaaGCAACGGTCATCCCTGCTGCCTCAGTTCAGAGTGCTAGCAGTGCCATCCTCAAAGCTGCTAATACCATCCAGCAACAGACTGTCATGGTGCCCGCTTCTAGTTTGGCTAATGCCAAACTTGTGCCAAAGACTGTCCATCTTACCAACCTTAACCTTTTGCCTCAGACTGTGTCCACTGTTGCCTGTGAGCTCCACCAGGCCCTGTCCACCTCAAAGCAACCACATCAGCAAGTCAAGCAGCAGTCTATACTGGCTAGCCAAGCCTCAAAGAAAGTCTCTAGGGTGCAAGTGTTTGCCAGCTCCCAAAGTTCTGTGGTGGACGCCTTCAATAAAGTCCTGAGTAGCATCAACCCTGTCCCTATATATGTGCCGAACCTTTCTCCCCCAACCTCTGCCTGTATCACGCTACCTTCACGTGGTTTCAAGTGTCTGGAGTGTGGAGACTCCTTTGCTCTTGAGAAGAGCTTGACCCAGCACTATGAACGCCGCAGTGTACGGATCGAGGTCACCTGCAACCACTGTGCCAAAAACTTGGTTTTCTACAATAAGTGCAGCCTCTTGTCACATGCCAGGGGCCACAAGGATAAAGGAGTGGTCATGCAGTGTTCACACCTCATCCTGAAACCCATTCCCACAGATCAAATGATTACAACATCAGCTTCAACAGGCCCCTCCAACTTCACTCCTAGCAACCCTATCACCCAAGCCCAGGGTTCTGCTGGTCAGATCCAAGGGAAGGTTGCTGGTGGTGGTAACCAAAATGCTGTGATCTCCGCCCCATGCAGTGCTCCTTTAGTGGCAGCCATGCCCATAGAGGATGATGCATCAAAATTATGCAGGCACAGTCTCAAGTGTTTGGAGTGCAATGAAATGTTGCAGGACGAAAGCTCCCTAGCCATGCATTATCAGCAGTCACTGGAGTCCAgtgggcag AAAACATGCACCATCTGCCAAATGCTCCTTCCCAATCAGTGCAGTTTTGCGTCACACCAGCGGATCCACCAGCACAAATCTCCTTACATCTGCCCTGAGTGTGGTGCCAGCTGTCGCTCTGTCCACTTCCAGTCTCACGTCACCAGAAACTGTCTTCATTACACACGCCGAGTCGGCTACCG GTTGATCTATAAGTGCTCCATGTGCGACACCGTGTTCACTCTCCAGTCCTTACTCTATACACACTTTGACCAGCACGTGGTCAATTATAAAGTGTCAGTGTTCAAATGCCCCGACTGCTCTATGCACTACGCCCAGAAACAGCTCATGCTGGACCACATCAAG GCCATACACGGGACGCTGAAGACCGTAGAAGGTCCTCCCAACCTTGGAATCAACTTGCCGCTGAGCACCAAGCCCACCAATTCCAACAGTAATAACAGCAACAGCCCAAgcagtaataataacaacagggATGGGGGGAATGTCAATGGTCAAGACTTGGGGGACAAGAAGCCCCTTCCAATGCCCATCAAGAAAACCAACAGCTCAGCAGATAGCAAAGCTCCCCCTGGTCCAGGCTATACATGTTGGGAATGTGATTCTATCCACACTTCCAGGGAGGTCTTTGTGGCCCACATGAGACGTGAACATGGAAAG ATTTTAAAGAAGCATCCATGTCGGCAATGTGACAAATCCTTCAGCTCGTCCCATAGTCTTTGCCGACACAACCGACTCAAACACAAAGGGCTGCGTAAACTCTATACCTGCCC ACACTGTCCAAGCCTCAGTCAGCCCTTCACTAAAAGAGTGCTGTTGGACCAACACATTCAGCTGATGCATGGAGTCAAAGACCTAGAGGGGAAGACTATTAGCCCGGATAACATGGACGCTATACCTGACAATGAGCGCTCAAAG ACCCTCAGCCCCAAGAGGAAGCAAGAAGAAGATGAGGGATCTCCAGGATTGCACTCCAGGAGCTCGGACTCACAGCTGTTGAAGAAGCTCAAGGTGAACATCGTCAAAGTTCACAAGTGTGCTGTCTGCGGCTTCACCACCGAGGACATCAGCAGCTTCCACGGGCACATCCCCCAGCACAAGTCGGACGGGTCATCTTTTCAGTGTCAGGAGTGTGGCCTTTGCTACACCTCCCACCATTCTCTGGCCCGACACCTGTTCATCGTGCACCGTTTGAAGGAGCCGCAGGGCTTGGCGCAGCGCAACGCACAAGGTGCAGACGACGAGAGTCAAAGAGAGAACCAGCTGGGTGTCACGGATGAAAACGACGATGGTACACCCAACACCAAATGCAAGGTGTGCGGGAAGATGTTTGAAACAGAGGGAAATCTGAACACACACATGAGGACACATGGAATGGCCTTTATAAAGTCCAAGAGGCTGAGCACTGCTGAGAAGTGA